In one Lolium rigidum isolate FL_2022 chromosome 3, APGP_CSIRO_Lrig_0.1, whole genome shotgun sequence genomic region, the following are encoded:
- the LOC124696834 gene encoding uncharacterized protein LOC124696834, translating to MEQQGDQTRLLPDDVLAAVLGRLAPRDLAVCRRACKAWLAIIDARRILRAELLPHTLAGIFINFNELTYSEFFCRPPPSEGLGIRERLVVYRTMDHCNGLLLLYNYVANPATGWAAPLPPRPPPSPGLECFPDEAYLVFDPAASSHYQVFLVPQVPYVELDMEPFEEPDVEIDPTMLESEWPPSEWPLRVFSSTTGRWEERQFVREGEAAGTVAHLATDDYLEDKRYGVYWRGALYVHCANSFVMRLCLSNNTYQVIKTPRSFEPESCGNCLLGKSEKGVYYASLPRRSIYSLQLQVWILDESSGCAKWVLEHDKDIKPLVPCLNEDQQLHGPWIFQDVNYNEEKYRKLYNNRESTLIDDDLEWNSDNDALDIEDTADKGGSNYISILAFHPFKQIVFLSSKLNRGLAYHLSTSKVEVLGNLGPKYYSDIAGPRGLIEASFPYTPCWM from the exons atgGAGCAGCAGGGCGACCAGACGCGGCTGCTGCCCGACGACGTGCTCGCCGCCGTCCTCGGCCGTCTCGCTCCACGCGACCTCGCCGTGTGCCGGCGCGCGTGCAAGGCGTGGCTGGCCATCATCGACGCTCGCCGCATCCTCCGCGCCGAGCTCCTCCCTCACACATTAGCGGGCATCTTCATCAACTTCAACGAGCTGACGTACTCCGAGTTCTTCTGCCGTCCGCCGCCCTCGGAAGGCCTCGGGATTAGAGAGAGGCTCGTCGTCTACCGAACGATGGATCACTGCAATGGTCTTCTCTTGCTGTACAACTACGTGGCTAACCCGGCCACGGGGTGGGCGGCGCCCTtgccgccccggccgccgccgagtcCAGGGTTGGAGTGCTTCCCCGACGAGGCCTACCTTGTGTTCGACCCCGCGGCGTCGTCTCACTACCAGGTGTTCCTAGTACCTCAGGTTCCTTACGTCGAGCTCGACATGGAACCGTTTGAGGAACCCGATGTCGAGATTGACCCGACAATGTTAGAGTCCGAGTGGCCACCGTCGGAGTGGCCACTACGAGTCTTCTCTTCGACGACTGGACGGTGGGAGGAGAGGCAGTTTGTAAGAGAAGGGGAGGCTGCGGGGACCGTGGCTCACTTGGCAACGGACGACTATTTAGAGGACAAGCGATACGGCGTCTACTGGCGTGGTGCACTTTATGTACACTGCGCAAATTCTTTTGTTATGAG GTTGTGTTTATCAAATAACACGTACCAGGTAATTAAAACACCGAGAAGTTTTGAACCTGAGAGTTGCGGAAATTGCCTTCTAGGAAAATCGGAAAAGGGGGTATATTATGCATCACTACCCAGAAGAAGTATATATTCTCTCCAACTTCAGGTATGGATCCTTGACGAATCGAGCGGATGCGCCAAGTGGGTTTTAGAGCACGACAAAGACATCAAGCCACTGGTACCATGTCTAAACGAAGATCAACAACTTCACGGGCCATGGATCTTTCAGGATGTTAACTACAATGAAGAGAAGTATAGGAAACTCTACAACAATCGTGAGTCCACATTAATAGACGATGATCTTGAATGGAACTCCGATAATGATGCTCTGGACATTGAAGACACAGCTGACAAAGGCGGGTCCAATTATATTTCGATCCTTGCATTTCATCCTTTCAAACAAATCGTCTTCTTGAGTAGCAAGTTGAACAGAGGATTGGCGTACCATTTAAGCACCTCCAAGGTTGAAGTCCTCGGTAACTTAGGCCCAAAATATTATAGTGATATTGCAGGCCCACGTGGACTTATTGAAGCATCTTTTCCATacactccttgttggatgtga